One window from the genome of Marinobacter sp. LV10R510-11A encodes:
- a CDS encoding enoyl-CoA hydratase/isomerase family protein, whose amino-acid sequence MSVEVQELPCREGHVGVLTLDAPATLNALSEEMIVTIRNSLERWVSDERICVVLIRGAGKRGFCAGGDIQNLYRSLTGVEHSEAAFSVFRHEYELDYTLHRYPKPVVGIGHGIIMGGGVGLFSACRYRLLTPGATLAMPEMSIGLFPDVGASWFLNRLPGRLGLFMGLTGARLNVTDALRVGLADMALPTEDQHCLLAQLQSERWSGHNAADDSQLFRLLSQVEASDYRALPASHLELHERDIARLCAGTSLPEIVDRLQAATIDSEWWQACMKTLKEGCPVSAWLIWNQLKKAQQMSLKDVFRMELAMTWECVRRPDLTEGIRARLIDRDQTPQWSFSRIEEVPEAIIEAHFLPVWNDQTDPMQLE is encoded by the coding sequence ATGTCTGTAGAGGTTCAGGAACTCCCCTGTCGCGAAGGCCATGTAGGCGTATTAACCCTGGATGCCCCCGCCACGCTGAATGCGCTCTCTGAGGAGATGATCGTCACTATCAGGAACAGCCTGGAGCGCTGGGTTTCAGACGAACGCATCTGCGTTGTGCTAATACGTGGCGCCGGTAAAAGGGGGTTTTGCGCCGGTGGCGACATCCAGAATCTGTACCGGTCATTAACGGGCGTTGAACACTCCGAAGCGGCTTTCAGTGTGTTTCGGCACGAGTATGAACTGGACTATACCCTGCACAGGTACCCCAAACCCGTTGTAGGTATCGGGCACGGCATTATTATGGGCGGCGGCGTGGGCCTGTTTTCCGCCTGCCGCTACCGGCTACTGACGCCAGGCGCCACCCTGGCCATGCCAGAAATGTCTATTGGCCTGTTCCCGGATGTTGGTGCAAGTTGGTTCCTGAATCGGCTGCCGGGGCGCCTCGGGCTGTTTATGGGCCTGACCGGCGCTCGTTTAAATGTGACCGACGCATTAAGGGTGGGGCTGGCAGATATGGCCCTGCCAACAGAGGATCAACACTGCCTTTTGGCGCAGCTGCAAAGCGAGCGCTGGAGCGGCCATAACGCAGCCGATGACAGCCAGCTTTTCCGCTTGCTAAGCCAGGTTGAGGCTTCAGATTATCGTGCCTTGCCCGCCAGCCACTTGGAGTTGCACGAACGGGATATTGCAAGACTGTGTGCAGGCACAAGCTTGCCAGAGATTGTCGATCGGCTGCAGGCAGCTACCATAGACAGTGAATGGTGGCAGGCGTGCATGAAAACCCTAAAAGAGGGCTGTCCAGTATCTGCGTGGCTGATCTGGAACCAACTGAAAAAAGCCCAACAAATGTCACTGAAAGACGTATTCCGGATGGAGTTGGCCATGACCTGGGAGTGCGTGCGCAGGCCCGATCTGACTGAGGGCATCCGAGCACGGCTGATTGATCGCGATCAGACCCCCCAGTGGTCTTTCTCGCGTATCGAAGAGGTTCCTGAAGCGATTATCGAGGCGCACTTTTTGCCCGTGTGGAACGATCAAACAGACCCCATGCAGCTGGAATAA
- a CDS encoding ATP-dependent helicase, translating into MPTNTPESPALDLPDFLTDEQRAIITAGDEHSVITAVAGSGKTSTLAWRIRYLLQQGHDPARIAVLMFNRSARVDFERKLREVCHQSGLALPEIRTYHAMGLRLYKRFVREGYLPNFSEKILTEQEISFQAWLLIRRLAPQDLADEIRRNKKDFVETATGFIDLVKTTLSPAEIVFEELGYSEKHRYLIDLFHSFEQWRKGQRRISFADMLYEPVMAIHQNQPLQRLVANKMDLILVDEYQDTNEIQHLLLRYVAGDRARVTVVGDPDQTIYEFRGAKPEFILKRFSDEFESPLEQTLSYTFRYGHRVALLANHLICHNTGRKDVLCHSHPSTPDTEITLHRAENDADAVLQILGQEPDVALADTAILFRVWSQSVPIELKLLARQIPYRIDAGKGALFSREVKAITALLMVVSGKLEKLPEEDRLEQARQLLRFPHVGLKEPELEQLARFLAGFASGWHEQLLALDFGALAPMAARKLRKLGEILEQLRGYSGPVAGLITVYAEHTDLYEGVRSLALTRDSAEERIDTIHGFREYLKGLDADAGGALAHLKALRQQASEKQTGGGVLLSTIHRTKGLEWPRVIIPGLQEKYLPHSPKPQEDARASLESERRLLYVAMTRTRQKLHLITRPVSKQPHLDGDQGPSRFVEECCFELASEFGRWLDERTPGTDHALKLKAPLTPVSSRYAAREGVKLEGEVQANSNTTSPMWHQKRLNHSIFGAGTVVAEDESSFEVHFGSGEKMNFSKKSAHLYFSVPSS; encoded by the coding sequence ATGCCAACTAATACCCCTGAATCCCCCGCCCTAGATCTACCCGACTTTCTCACCGACGAGCAGCGGGCGATTATTACCGCCGGCGACGAGCATTCGGTGATCACCGCCGTAGCTGGCAGCGGCAAAACATCCACGCTGGCTTGGCGCATCCGCTACTTGTTGCAACAAGGTCACGACCCCGCCCGCATAGCGGTGCTTATGTTTAACCGCAGTGCCCGGGTGGACTTCGAGCGTAAGCTGCGGGAGGTGTGCCATCAGAGCGGGCTAGCGCTGCCCGAAATTCGCACCTATCACGCCATGGGCCTTCGGTTGTACAAGCGGTTTGTGCGGGAAGGCTACTTGCCAAACTTCTCCGAGAAGATTCTGACCGAACAAGAGATCAGTTTTCAGGCTTGGCTGCTAATCCGGCGGCTGGCGCCGCAGGATCTGGCGGATGAGATTCGGCGCAACAAGAAAGATTTTGTGGAAACGGCTACCGGGTTTATTGATCTGGTAAAGACCACCCTGTCACCGGCCGAGATAGTGTTTGAGGAGCTGGGCTACTCCGAAAAGCACCGCTATTTGATTGATCTGTTTCACAGCTTTGAGCAGTGGCGTAAAGGGCAACGCCGGATCAGTTTCGCGGATATGCTGTACGAGCCGGTGATGGCGATTCACCAGAACCAGCCGCTGCAGCGGCTGGTGGCCAACAAGATGGATTTGATTCTGGTGGATGAATACCAGGACACCAATGAGATTCAGCATCTGCTGCTGCGATATGTTGCCGGCGACCGGGCCCGGGTAACCGTGGTGGGGGACCCAGATCAGACCATTTACGAGTTCCGGGGCGCGAAACCTGAGTTTATCCTCAAGCGCTTCAGCGACGAATTCGAAAGCCCGCTGGAACAGACCCTGAGTTACACCTTCCGCTATGGCCACCGTGTGGCTCTGCTGGCTAACCATCTAATCTGCCACAACACCGGGCGCAAAGATGTTCTTTGCCATTCCCACCCTTCTACACCGGACACAGAGATCACCCTTCACCGGGCTGAGAACGACGCGGATGCCGTGTTACAGATCCTTGGGCAGGAACCTGATGTCGCCCTAGCGGATACAGCGATTCTATTCCGGGTGTGGAGCCAGAGCGTGCCAATCGAACTAAAGCTGCTGGCCCGGCAGATCCCCTATCGAATTGATGCCGGCAAAGGCGCCCTATTCAGTCGCGAAGTGAAGGCCATCACCGCGCTGTTGATGGTGGTTTCCGGGAAGCTGGAGAAACTGCCAGAGGAAGACCGGCTGGAGCAGGCACGGCAGCTTCTGCGCTTCCCCCATGTGGGCCTTAAGGAGCCGGAACTGGAGCAGCTGGCGCGTTTTCTTGCAGGGTTTGCCAGCGGCTGGCACGAACAGTTACTGGCATTGGATTTTGGCGCGTTGGCGCCCATGGCTGCGCGCAAACTGCGCAAGCTGGGAGAAATTCTGGAACAGTTGCGCGGATATTCAGGCCCGGTTGCAGGGTTGATCACGGTTTATGCGGAACACACCGATCTGTATGAAGGTGTTCGCAGCCTGGCGCTGACTCGTGACAGTGCGGAGGAACGCATTGATACGATTCACGGATTCCGTGAGTATCTGAAAGGCTTGGATGCCGATGCCGGCGGCGCCCTTGCACACCTCAAAGCACTGCGACAGCAGGCGAGCGAGAAGCAGACTGGCGGCGGCGTTCTGCTCTCCACCATTCACCGCACCAAGGGGCTGGAGTGGCCAAGGGTAATCATACCGGGGCTGCAGGAGAAATATCTGCCTCACAGCCCGAAACCCCAGGAAGATGCCCGGGCATCACTGGAAAGCGAGCGCAGGCTGCTGTACGTCGCCATGACGCGCACCCGGCAAAAACTGCACCTGATCACCCGGCCCGTGAGCAAACAACCTCACCTAGATGGCGATCAGGGTCCTAGCCGCTTTGTTGAGGAATGCTGTTTTGAACTCGCCAGCGAGTTCGGGCGCTGGCTGGATGAACGGACGCCGGGCACCGACCATGCTTTGAAGCTGAAAGCGCCACTGACACCGGTCAGCTCACGCTATGCAGCGCGAGAAGGTGTTAAGCTTGAAGGTGAGGTACAAGCCAATAGCAACACCACCTCACCCATGTGGCACCAGAAACGTCTCAATCACTCAATTTTTGGCGCGGGCACGGTGGTCGCAGAAGACGAAAGTTCCTTTGAGGTTCATTTTGGCAGTGGTGAAAAAATGAACTTCAGTAAAAAGAGCGCACACCTCTATTTCAGTGTTCCGTCTTCATAA
- a CDS encoding ankyrin repeat domain-containing protein produces MAKGIGFSQCSTLLSILLLASAVTVFSGCASREAPANLNHQSENASGSALYRAAAEGDFKAVSNLTESGAPLNALTENGTPLMAAVRAKADRIVWYLLSRGASPDLAQSDQVTPLMAASGQGDRRLVRLLLSAGAKVNATDQQGFTPVMRAAERGQLSVVKVLLTAGANVNVSQGGESLLMKVASSGDLLTAEMLLAAGADVNFRSEDGATALDVARARSHPDLEMLLVQAGAEL; encoded by the coding sequence ATGGCCAAGGGAATCGGCTTCTCCCAGTGTTCGACCTTGCTATCTATTCTGCTGCTCGCTTCAGCGGTTACTGTTTTCTCCGGATGTGCCTCCAGAGAAGCTCCAGCTAACCTAAACCACCAGAGTGAAAACGCGTCTGGCTCGGCTTTGTATCGGGCCGCAGCGGAAGGAGATTTTAAGGCTGTCAGCAACCTGACAGAGTCGGGTGCGCCCTTGAATGCGTTAACCGAAAACGGAACGCCTCTGATGGCAGCTGTTCGTGCGAAGGCCGATCGTATCGTGTGGTATCTGCTGAGCCGCGGAGCTAGCCCCGATCTCGCCCAAAGCGATCAGGTTACACCCTTGATGGCTGCCTCAGGGCAGGGTGATCGCCGGCTCGTGCGTCTGCTTCTGTCGGCTGGAGCCAAAGTGAACGCCACGGATCAGCAGGGCTTTACGCCGGTAATGCGTGCGGCTGAGCGGGGGCAACTGTCGGTGGTAAAAGTGCTGCTGACGGCCGGGGCAAACGTTAATGTCAGCCAAGGTGGAGAGTCACTGCTCATGAAGGTCGCCTCCAGTGGTGACCTGCTGACGGCTGAAATGCTGCTGGCTGCAGGCGCCGATGTAAACTTCCGCTCAGAGGATGGCGCTACTGCGCTGGATGTGGCCCGGGCCAGAAGTCATCCGGATCTGGAAATGCTACTCGTGCAGGCCGGGGCCGAGCTTTAG
- a CDS encoding c-type cytochrome translates to MKLKHFAVAGLFALSAAVPAVASAAGDAAAGKAKAAVCAACHGQNGVAQIPMYPNLAGQHEQYLASSLKAYRDKQRNGGMAAIMQGQAAALSDADIANLAAYFASLPAGGK, encoded by the coding sequence ATGAAACTTAAACACTTTGCCGTCGCAGGACTTTTCGCACTGAGCGCTGCTGTTCCCGCGGTAGCTTCTGCCGCCGGCGATGCTGCTGCAGGCAAGGCGAAAGCAGCTGTTTGTGCTGCTTGCCACGGCCAGAACGGCGTTGCCCAGATCCCGATGTATCCTAACCTGGCGGGTCAGCACGAACAGTACTTAGCGTCTTCGTTGAAGGCTTACCGGGACAAGCAGCGCAATGGCGGCATGGCAGCCATCATGCAGGGCCAAGCAGCGGCCCTGAGCGACGCTGACATCGCTAATCTGGCAGCTTATTTTGCAAGCCTGCCTGCCGGCGGCAAGTAA
- a CDS encoding tRNA(Met) cytidine acetyltransferase TmcA: protein MPEPDAAAWRSLQARLAVRGERRLVLLEGARDLVMQWLQALMPSLELAGGLWVGVAEAAPDGRLTSIEPTKARQWLGRETSLIVWDGWRGNPPDAFAALSGTLKAGGLLFWLMPSLEEWGHFADLDYGRTGLDHDQPHPFAERMADILAADLSVIRVKLGSSEALALPELPKPIPEFRVAATADQRALIQKLVSFGLGRRRRPLVVTADRGRGKSAALGMAAAQLLQQGRRQILVTAPSRDNVSALFAHARDSLGDEVLEAGDDRIETASGALLRFLPIRDLLREKPEAEVVMVDEAAAIPVSLLKRVLLGWPRVAFASTVHGYEGAGRGFAIRFRRILDEKTPQWQSQTLSQPVRWAEEDPLEPLISSLFLLGAEHSPGDVPEAAAGEITIEPWQPAQASEAGLSDAFGLLVDAHYRTTPADLRQWMDDPAARSWRALINGKIVGVLWGAVEGGLSDGLAQQVASGKRRIRGHLLPQSLASHSGFPEAASLHGLRIIRIAVSAQARRSGIGRSLVAAATAGAEHEGLDFTGTSFGGSSDLYAFWDSCGLAFVRAGLQQDATSGEYPVQMVYARSAEGVSLVKQVRARLARHWLTLVPLNWKDLRPELLADMTSGFSSECWHSKSLPDAVDIRDLQNFGDGHRGFRLMVPVLRDLSLAPGVMSWIRRHAQANLWCRAVLQDWSWLELQMDGLCSGQRDGEDRLRTLVRELLQNGPEL, encoded by the coding sequence ATGCCAGAGCCGGACGCCGCTGCTTGGCGCTCATTGCAAGCCCGTCTTGCGGTTAGAGGTGAGCGACGGTTGGTGCTGCTGGAAGGCGCCCGTGATCTGGTCATGCAGTGGCTACAGGCGCTGATGCCGTCTCTGGAGTTGGCAGGCGGGCTTTGGGTTGGCGTGGCTGAAGCTGCACCAGATGGTCGCCTGACCAGTATTGAGCCGACTAAGGCGCGGCAATGGCTGGGTCGGGAAACGTCGCTGATTGTATGGGATGGCTGGCGCGGTAATCCGCCGGATGCTTTTGCGGCACTTTCAGGCACGCTGAAAGCTGGCGGCTTGTTGTTTTGGTTGATGCCTTCATTGGAAGAATGGGGTCATTTTGCCGATCTGGATTATGGCCGAACCGGTTTGGATCACGATCAGCCCCATCCTTTTGCTGAGCGCATGGCGGACATTCTGGCGGCAGACCTTTCAGTTATCCGGGTGAAACTCGGCTCGTCGGAGGCATTGGCCCTTCCGGAACTGCCTAAGCCAATACCTGAATTTAGGGTTGCTGCAACGGCTGATCAGCGGGCGCTGATACAAAAGCTGGTGTCCTTCGGGCTGGGTCGTCGGCGTCGGCCGCTGGTGGTGACGGCGGATCGGGGGCGTGGCAAATCTGCGGCGTTGGGCATGGCCGCTGCGCAACTGCTGCAACAAGGGCGCAGGCAGATTCTGGTGACTGCGCCTTCAAGGGACAATGTGAGCGCCTTGTTCGCCCATGCTCGCGATAGTCTTGGTGACGAAGTGTTGGAAGCGGGTGACGACCGAATAGAGACGGCCTCTGGCGCGCTGCTGCGTTTTCTTCCGATCCGGGATCTGCTCCGGGAAAAACCGGAAGCTGAGGTGGTCATGGTAGACGAAGCTGCGGCTATTCCGGTTTCTCTGCTGAAGCGTGTGCTTTTGGGCTGGCCGCGGGTGGCGTTTGCTTCCACGGTTCATGGTTATGAAGGCGCTGGGCGTGGCTTTGCTATTCGTTTTCGCCGAATACTCGATGAGAAAACGCCACAGTGGCAGTCTCAAACGCTTTCCCAGCCGGTGCGTTGGGCCGAAGAGGATCCGTTGGAGCCATTGATATCCAGCCTGTTTCTGCTGGGTGCGGAGCATAGCCCGGGGGATGTGCCCGAAGCGGCGGCTGGCGAGATAACGATTGAGCCCTGGCAGCCTGCTCAAGCTTCCGAGGCAGGGCTCTCTGATGCATTTGGCCTACTGGTAGACGCCCATTATCGAACCACGCCAGCAGATCTTCGGCAATGGATGGACGACCCCGCAGCCAGAAGCTGGCGAGCGCTTATAAACGGCAAAATCGTAGGTGTGCTTTGGGGCGCCGTGGAAGGCGGGCTGAGTGACGGTCTGGCACAGCAGGTGGCCAGCGGCAAACGACGGATTCGCGGGCATCTTCTACCCCAGTCCTTAGCCAGCCACAGCGGGTTTCCGGAGGCGGCCAGCCTGCACGGCTTGCGGATTATTCGAATTGCTGTTTCAGCGCAGGCTAGACGCTCCGGCATCGGGCGCAGCCTGGTTGCCGCAGCGACTGCCGGCGCGGAGCACGAAGGTCTGGATTTCACCGGCACCAGTTTTGGCGGCAGCTCCGACCTGTACGCCTTCTGGGACTCTTGCGGGCTGGCGTTTGTGCGCGCTGGGCTGCAGCAGGATGCTACCAGCGGGGAGTATCCGGTGCAGATGGTTTATGCCCGCAGCGCTGAAGGGGTGTCTTTGGTTAAGCAAGTGCGGGCGCGTCTGGCTCGGCACTGGCTAACGCTTGTACCACTGAATTGGAAAGACTTGAGGCCAGAATTGCTGGCGGATATGACATCCGGCTTTTCGTCGGAGTGCTGGCACTCAAAGAGCCTGCCAGACGCAGTGGATATCCGGGATTTACAGAACTTTGGAGACGGTCACCGGGGTTTTCGGCTGATGGTGCCAGTACTGCGGGATCTGAGCCTGGCACCCGGTGTAATGAGTTGGATTCGCAGGCATGCACAGGCCAACCTCTGGTGCCGGGCTGTATTGCAGGATTGGAGCTGGTTAGAGTTGCAAATGGATGGGTTGTGTTCCGGCCAACGCGATGGCGAGGATCGTTTGCGCACCTTAGTGCGTGAACTTCTGCAAAACGGGCCGGAGTTGTGA
- a CDS encoding D-amino acid dehydrogenase, whose amino-acid sequence MHVVVIGGGVVGVTTAWELSRRGHQVTVLERHSVAGDETSKGNAAQRSYGVVYPWADPSMVFKALPWLFKQDGPLKLRMPPSLAAVQFMFSTLRYAWSPGLFGFNKRAMLRLGIHSRDCFLRLEEELNLAFDGGHRGLLHLASTPEELEVHRGTHRVLNEMGIASRLLTPEQVYEAEPGMARNGPLYGALSYDTDGTGDCHLFSQELAKACEEKGVRFRYNVQVERLVANSQTVESVVLRTESGQQENLDADAFVISAGCWSGELVGPLGLKLPIYPIKGYSITVPLKNPDSAPASTIHDDNYKVVSTRLGDRLRATGFVELADFNRDIPEARIAVIRKSVESRYPGCADLDAAETWTGFRPMTPDGPAIIGRGPRQNIYLNTGHGTFGWTLAAGSADVIAQVIDGEEPAVCLDAFRPGRYQE is encoded by the coding sequence ATGCACGTTGTCGTTATTGGTGGTGGCGTTGTGGGTGTAACCACAGCCTGGGAACTGAGCCGTCGTGGTCACCAGGTGACGGTGCTGGAGCGCCATAGTGTGGCTGGCGATGAGACAAGCAAGGGCAACGCGGCTCAGCGCTCCTACGGTGTGGTATATCCTTGGGCTGACCCTAGCATGGTATTCAAGGCGCTGCCCTGGTTGTTCAAGCAGGATGGCCCTCTGAAGTTGCGCATGCCACCCTCTCTGGCTGCTGTGCAGTTCATGTTTTCTACACTGCGCTATGCCTGGTCGCCGGGCCTGTTCGGTTTTAACAAGCGCGCCATGCTTCGCCTTGGTATACACAGCCGTGATTGTTTTTTGAGGCTGGAAGAAGAGCTTAACCTAGCATTTGATGGCGGTCACCGCGGTTTGTTGCACCTCGCCAGTACCCCCGAAGAGCTGGAAGTACATCGGGGCACACACCGAGTACTGAACGAGATGGGCATTGCCTCTCGATTGCTGACCCCAGAGCAGGTATACGAGGCCGAGCCCGGCATGGCGAGGAACGGGCCTTTGTATGGCGCTCTCAGTTACGACACCGACGGCACTGGCGACTGTCATTTGTTTTCCCAAGAGCTGGCTAAGGCTTGCGAAGAAAAAGGGGTTCGCTTCCGTTATAACGTTCAAGTGGAACGACTGGTGGCCAATAGCCAAACAGTTGAGTCGGTGGTTCTGCGCACCGAAAGCGGCCAGCAGGAAAACCTCGACGCCGACGCCTTTGTGATCAGCGCTGGTTGCTGGTCTGGAGAGTTGGTTGGGCCCCTGGGCCTTAAATTGCCTATATATCCGATCAAGGGCTACAGCATTACTGTGCCCTTGAAAAATCCGGATAGTGCGCCCGCGTCCACCATTCACGATGATAACTACAAGGTTGTGTCTACCCGCTTGGGAGATCGTTTGCGTGCAACGGGTTTTGTTGAGCTTGCGGATTTCAATCGAGATATCCCTGAAGCGCGTATTGCCGTCATCCGCAAATCTGTTGAATCCCGTTACCCGGGTTGTGCGGATCTAGACGCCGCCGAAACCTGGACAGGCTTTCGCCCGATGACCCCAGATGGCCCAGCCATCATTGGCCGGGGCCCGCGCCAAAATATTTATCTAAACACCGGCCATGGCACCTTCGGCTGGACGTTAGCGGCGGGTAGTGCGGATGTAATTGCGCAGGTAATTGATGGCGAGGAGCCGGCAGTCTGTTTGGATGCGTTTCGCCCGGGGCGTTATCAGGAGTGA
- a CDS encoding OmpA family protein, whose amino-acid sequence MNIMRPIAMAAIASVFAAPALADRNETIYINPFAAFQLFDDDRDLSESGTFGVGLEYRFKPHWAVEAIYSRADADRKYVSGSSDFEEYRVDGTYYFATPDEAWNPYLSLGAGHANFGVDDVISYRTAGTDHDETRVNVGTGFRYNVTDSVSLRGDLREFHGIDESTFDTQASLGISFAFSRTVASAAAPAPKRAADTDGDGVPDSRDQCLGTPDGATVDSSGCEPDADRDGVTDSRDACPDTPAGAVVDMRGCELDSDNDGVVDTQDLCPNTTTGAKVDDTGCEGITETIDTFAIEVEFPTNSSVIDHSFDAELRRVADALEDNPGTVVEIAGHADNRGEASYNKRLSQRRAEAVAARLTGPLGVDSAKVSAEGYGETEPVASNETAAGRAENRRVEARIQVLR is encoded by the coding sequence ATGAACATCATGCGTCCGATTGCGATGGCCGCCATCGCTAGCGTCTTTGCCGCCCCAGCCTTGGCTGATCGCAACGAAACAATCTACATCAACCCTTTCGCCGCTTTTCAGCTTTTTGACGATGACCGCGACTTGAGTGAATCAGGTACATTTGGTGTTGGCTTGGAATACAGGTTCAAACCGCACTGGGCCGTTGAAGCAATCTATTCCCGCGCTGATGCAGACCGTAAGTATGTTAGTGGGTCATCAGATTTTGAAGAATACCGTGTAGACGGCACCTACTACTTTGCAACTCCAGACGAAGCTTGGAACCCATACCTCTCTCTGGGTGCAGGCCATGCCAACTTTGGTGTTGATGATGTTATCAGCTATCGCACAGCTGGCACCGACCACGACGAAACCCGCGTAAACGTGGGCACGGGCTTCCGTTATAACGTGACAGACTCGGTATCCCTGCGTGGCGACCTGCGCGAGTTTCACGGCATCGACGAAAGCACTTTTGACACCCAGGCTTCTCTCGGCATCAGCTTTGCGTTTAGCCGCACAGTTGCAAGTGCAGCCGCTCCGGCGCCCAAGCGCGCGGCAGACACAGACGGTGACGGCGTACCCGATTCCCGCGACCAGTGCCTAGGCACTCCAGACGGAGCAACCGTTGACAGCTCTGGCTGTGAGCCGGATGCCGACCGGGATGGCGTAACCGATTCCCGCGATGCCTGCCCGGATACGCCTGCTGGGGCCGTAGTAGACATGCGTGGCTGCGAACTCGACAGTGATAACGACGGTGTTGTCGATACCCAGGACCTTTGCCCGAACACCACTACTGGCGCAAAAGTGGACGACACTGGCTGTGAAGGCATAACTGAAACGATCGACACCTTTGCCATTGAGGTTGAGTTTCCGACTAACAGTTCCGTGATCGACCATTCCTTCGATGCAGAACTCCGCCGTGTTGCAGATGCTCTCGAGGACAACCCGGGAACCGTTGTGGAAATTGCCGGCCACGCGGACAACAGAGGCGAAGCGAGCTACAACAAGCGCCTGTCACAGCGCCGGGCCGAAGCAGTAGCCGCTCGCCTGACTGGACCGCTGGGTGTGGATTCTGCAAAAGTGAGCGCGGAAGGCTACGGTGAAACAGAGCCAGTTGCCTCTAATGAAACCGCTGCAGGTCGTGCTGAGAACCGTCGGGTTGAAGCCCGCATTCAGGTTCTTCGCTAA
- a CDS encoding DUF2237 family protein, with the protein MKIEEPINVLGEKLEICGIDPETGFYRDGCCNTGPDDHGSHTVCVVMTDEFLEFSKARGNDLSTPVPAFGFPGLKAGDGWCLCAARWHEAYKGGSAPRVRLLATHQGALEHCALEDLKSHGVDLS; encoded by the coding sequence ATGAAAATCGAAGAACCCATCAATGTGCTGGGCGAAAAGCTGGAAATTTGTGGCATTGATCCTGAAACCGGCTTTTACCGCGATGGATGCTGTAATACTGGGCCGGATGACCATGGCTCGCATACTGTTTGCGTGGTGATGACTGATGAGTTTTTGGAATTCTCCAAGGCTCGGGGTAACGACTTGAGCACGCCTGTGCCTGCCTTCGGGTTTCCGGGTCTTAAGGCCGGGGACGGCTGGTGTCTTTGTGCGGCTCGCTGGCATGAAGCCTATAAAGGCGGTAGCGCGCCTAGAGTGCGGTTGCTTGCTACTCACCAGGGGGCTTTGGAGCACTGTGCCCTCGAAGATTTGAAATCTCACGGCGTAGATCTCAGTTAA
- a CDS encoding TatD family hydrolase: MSKKRREIPVFDHPIIETHCHLDYLKERPLEETLEQTRRVNIERVITIAVAPGNLAQVRELSTMAPWLYGTQGIHPHEAESYSDAVEKEIRTHARDKKIVAVGEIGLDYFYDKADRTIQREVFRRQLQIACDSDRPVVIHSRDADEDTIAILKEFEQSLKRRGVIHSFTSGPGLAQYALDQGWNLGFNGITTFNKAENVRDIVRMAPISQILLETDAPFLTPVPYRGKENAPFYLPFVAEKIAEVKGLPLEDVIVQTYHNSLRTFFPT; the protein is encoded by the coding sequence ATGAGTAAAAAACGTCGCGAGATTCCCGTATTCGATCACCCGATTATCGAAACGCACTGTCACCTGGATTACCTCAAGGAGCGCCCCCTGGAGGAAACCCTGGAACAGACCCGGCGGGTGAACATCGAGCGGGTGATTACAATCGCAGTCGCACCGGGCAATTTGGCGCAGGTACGCGAGCTCAGCACAATGGCCCCATGGCTCTACGGCACTCAGGGCATTCACCCCCATGAAGCGGAGAGTTACAGCGATGCGGTAGAAAAAGAAATCCGAACCCACGCCCGAGACAAGAAGATCGTTGCCGTAGGCGAGATCGGGCTGGATTATTTTTATGACAAAGCAGACCGCACCATCCAGCGTGAGGTTTTCCGACGTCAGCTTCAGATTGCTTGTGACAGCGATCGCCCGGTGGTTATCCATAGCCGCGATGCAGACGAGGATACAATCGCTATACTCAAAGAGTTTGAGCAGTCCCTCAAGCGCCGTGGTGTTATCCACAGCTTCACATCCGGCCCGGGCCTTGCTCAGTACGCACTGGATCAGGGCTGGAACCTGGGTTTTAATGGCATTACGACCTTCAATAAGGCAGAAAACGTGCGCGATATCGTTCGTATGGCTCCCATCAGCCAGATCCTTCTGGAAACAGACGCCCCGTTCCTAACGCCCGTGCCTTATCGTGGCAAGGAGAATGCCCCTTTCTATCTGCCATTCGTTGCAGAAAAAATCGCTGAAGTGAAAGGCTTGCCACTGGAGGACGTGATCGTCCAGACCTACCACAACAGCTTGCGAACGTTTTTCCCGACTTGA